Proteins found in one Microbacterium sp. SSM24 genomic segment:
- a CDS encoding DUF4062 domain-containing protein, which translates to MTGVQHPAIRTPDQRIRVFVSSTLRELADERRAVKSAIERMRLAPVMFELGARPHPPRELYRSYLAQSDVFIGIYGSSYGWVAPDEQISGLEDEYNLAPSTMPKLIYIKNTDHRDDRLNDLIARIQTDDTAAYLHFHSPDDLEDQIAGDLAMLLAERFDQSRRPGDTSAAESDSLVARVPVPYTETIGRAGELAELRALLGSQDHRVVSLIGPGGIGKSRLAIEAAHANADLFPDGTYFVPLEGVLEPGLLLPTIAYILGVRDTGGGTLEERIAYALGERRVLIVLDNFEQIVDEAPVLVKLYTLAPRATFLVTSRSILRIRGEQVFDVDTLAAPDDGVPATLDRALSSPACLLFADRAQAAKPEFVLTADNAADVIHICRRLDGLPLAIELAAAKLRLLTARDVAQRLDQSLPLLSTSARDLPERHRTMRATIDWSVSLLTDEQRDMLDALGVFAARFSLEAVEAVGVGRAWGESAIETLAALIDASLVKQIDTAGRSAFSLLAIVREYALQRLEERGEAEELRIAHARFYYGLVQQVAPGLRGPGQAGAVVELGLEIPNLRAAARHLVHAGLFDEAADFAWLLLPYWWISSLFAEVRLWMLEVLADGRPLADRTRAIAIFYSVWGEMWQRPSDQVVADLGECVRLFTASGDEDAAAMALAARGTTRLQFPNPDGVAAATELTQAVAKLRELGDGWGEALAEIGLGFISVGMGSIPDARTHFDRSAEIADAEQDIFTRAVAGNNRARIFFVLGDVEAAEREYWLTLDMSARLRFVEGAAYGLEGMCAIAAVRGDARRAGIFAGVTHVLRQTTGMFDVEGFSVHVAPLAALREADPEGVAAGEREGAEMSAAEAIRLALPRVEAPAREALLRW; encoded by the coding sequence ATGACTGGGGTGCAGCACCCCGCGATCCGCACCCCCGATCAGCGGATCCGGGTGTTCGTCAGCTCGACCCTGCGCGAGCTCGCCGACGAGCGTCGCGCCGTCAAGAGCGCCATCGAGCGGATGCGACTCGCCCCGGTCATGTTCGAACTCGGCGCCCGCCCCCACCCGCCCCGCGAGCTCTACCGCTCCTACCTCGCCCAAAGCGACGTGTTCATCGGCATCTACGGCTCCTCCTACGGCTGGGTCGCCCCCGACGAACAGATCTCCGGCCTCGAAGACGAGTACAACCTCGCCCCGAGCACCATGCCCAAACTCATCTACATCAAGAACACCGACCACCGCGACGACCGCCTCAACGACCTCATCGCCCGCATCCAGACCGACGACACCGCCGCCTACCTCCACTTCCACTCCCCCGACGACCTCGAAGACCAGATCGCCGGCGACCTCGCCATGCTCCTCGCCGAACGCTTCGATCAGTCCAGACGGCCCGGCGACACCTCTGCGGCGGAGTCCGACTCCCTCGTCGCCCGCGTGCCCGTGCCGTACACCGAGACGATCGGCCGCGCGGGCGAGCTGGCCGAGCTCCGCGCGCTCCTGGGCTCGCAGGATCACCGCGTGGTGAGCCTCATCGGGCCCGGCGGCATCGGCAAATCGCGCCTGGCGATCGAAGCCGCGCACGCGAATGCCGATCTCTTTCCCGACGGCACCTACTTCGTGCCGCTGGAGGGCGTGCTCGAACCCGGCCTGCTCCTCCCGACGATCGCGTACATCCTCGGCGTGCGCGACACCGGCGGCGGCACGCTCGAGGAGCGCATCGCCTACGCGCTCGGAGAGCGCCGCGTGCTGATCGTGCTCGACAACTTCGAGCAGATCGTCGACGAGGCGCCTGTCCTCGTCAAGCTCTACACGCTCGCCCCGCGGGCGACGTTCCTCGTCACCAGCCGCAGCATCCTGCGCATCCGCGGCGAGCAGGTGTTCGACGTGGACACGCTCGCCGCACCCGACGACGGCGTCCCCGCGACGCTCGATCGCGCGCTGTCCTCCCCCGCCTGCCTCCTCTTCGCCGACCGGGCGCAGGCGGCGAAACCGGAGTTCGTCCTCACCGCCGACAACGCCGCCGACGTCATCCACATCTGCCGTCGCCTCGACGGGCTGCCGCTGGCGATCGAGCTCGCCGCGGCCAAGCTCCGCCTGCTCACCGCGCGCGATGTCGCGCAGCGCCTCGACCAGAGCCTGCCGCTGCTGTCGACATCCGCCCGCGACCTGCCGGAGCGGCATCGGACGATGCGCGCCACGATCGACTGGAGCGTCAGCCTGCTGACGGACGAGCAGCGCGACATGCTCGACGCGCTCGGAGTGTTCGCGGCGCGCTTCTCGCTCGAAGCGGTCGAGGCGGTCGGCGTCGGGCGGGCATGGGGCGAGAGCGCGATCGAGACGCTCGCCGCACTGATCGACGCGTCGCTGGTAAAGCAGATCGACACCGCCGGACGCTCGGCCTTCTCGCTGCTCGCGATCGTGCGCGAGTACGCGCTCCAGCGCCTCGAGGAACGCGGTGAGGCCGAGGAGCTGCGCATCGCGCACGCGCGCTTCTACTACGGGCTGGTGCAGCAGGTCGCACCCGGCCTGCGCGGTCCCGGTCAGGCGGGCGCCGTGGTCGAGCTCGGCCTCGAGATCCCCAACCTGCGGGCCGCGGCCCGCCATCTGGTGCACGCCGGGCTCTTCGACGAGGCGGCCGACTTCGCCTGGCTCCTCCTGCCCTACTGGTGGATCTCCAGCCTCTTCGCCGAGGTGCGGCTGTGGATGCTCGAAGTCCTCGCCGACGGTCGACCGCTCGCCGACCGCACGCGGGCCATCGCGATCTTCTACTCGGTGTGGGGCGAGATGTGGCAGCGCCCGAGCGACCAGGTCGTCGCGGACCTGGGCGAGTGCGTGCGGCTGTTCACTGCGAGCGGCGACGAGGATGCTGCGGCCATGGCGCTCGCCGCACGCGGCACCACGCGCCTGCAGTTCCCGAATCCCGACGGCGTGGCCGCCGCGACGGAGCTCACCCAGGCGGTCGCGAAGCTCCGCGAGCTCGGCGACGGATGGGGCGAGGCGCTCGCCGAGATCGGCCTGGGCTTCATCTCGGTCGGCATGGGATCCATCCCCGATGCGCGCACCCACTTCGACCGCTCCGCCGAGATCGCCGACGCCGAGCAGGACATCTTCACGCGCGCGGTCGCGGGGAACAATCGCGCCCGCATCTTCTTCGTGCTCGGCGACGTCGAAGCCGCCGAGCGGGAGTACTGGCTCACGCTCGACATGTCGGCGCGACTCCGGTTCGTCGAGGGAGCCGCGTACGGCCTCGAGGGGATGTGCGCGATCGCGGCCGTCCGTGGTGACGCCCGGCGCGCGGGCATCTTCGCGGGAGTGACCCACGTGCTCCGTCAGACGACGGGCATGTTCGACGTCGAGGGGTTCTCGGTGCACGTCGCGCCGCTCGCTGCCCTGCGCGAGGCCGATCCCGAGGGCGTCGCGGCGGGGGAGCGCGAGGGTGCCGAGATGAGCGCCGCGGAGGCGATCCGGCTCGCCCTCCCCCGGGTCGAGGCACCCGCGAGAGAGGCCCTCCTCCGATGGTGA
- a CDS encoding DUF4062 domain-containing protein — MSASQHPIIRTPDQRIRVFVSSTLRELADERRAVKSAIERMRLAPVMFELGARPHPPRELYRSYLAQSDVFIGIYGSSYGWVAPDEQISGLEDEYNLAPSTMPKLIYIKNTDHRDDRLNDLIARIQTDDTAAYLHFHSPDDLEDQIAGDLAMLLAERFDESRIVEDPDPETSASALVARVPVPYTTTIGREGDIARVRDLLARGTDRVVSLVGPGGIGKSRLAIETALATEDLFADGTYFVLLEGVLEPSLLLPTIAYTLGIRDNGEAELEERISHALADRKVLVVLDNFEQIVDAAPVLVRLYTVAPTATFLVTSRIVLRIRGERVFEVPTLSTPPGDAPASLDRSTRSAAVALFVDRAQAIKPGFDVTEENAADLAAICRRLEGLPLAIELAAAKVRILTPAGIADRLEQSLPLLTAAVRDLPERHRTMRATIDWSVSLLPDWQRELLEDLGVFATRFTLDAVEAIGVGRSWEGQEIDGLAALVDGSLVKQTEIGGRSVFSLLAIVREYALGRLKAKGEADRVRAAHADYYFELVRRIAPGLGGEDQADAVLQLGLELPNLRAAVRHLVYTDRLDDAGDFAWSLLIYWWISGFFAEVRVWMLELLEKQHDRPITQHTRAVAWFLALWGEMWQRPSQQVVAGLGECVRLFTESGDEDAAAMALAARATARVQLRDPNAGKAAKELRKAVAKLRELGNGWAEAITEVSLGRLAWVRGDTDEALAHFDRAKEIASARGDLFTTSVAGNLWSRLSFQLGRLDEAEEEFVRTLLLSVRLHYEEGVAYGLEGVCGVAAARGDAWRAAALAVAAGVIRRRIGIFDAEAFTVHTPYLDILRGKDAESVAGGEAAGAEMRVAEAVLLALPPSHHAEVEEALRHW, encoded by the coding sequence GTGAGCGCGTCGCAGCATCCGATCATCCGCACCCCCGATCAGCGGATCCGGGTGTTCGTCAGCTCGACCCTGCGCGAACTCGCCGACGAGCGTCGCGCCGTCAAGAGCGCCATCGAGCGGATGCGACTCGCCCCGGTCATGTTCGAACTCGGCGCCCGCCCCCACCCGCCCCGCGAGCTCTACCGCTCCTACCTCGCCCAAAGCGACGTGTTCATCGGCATCTACGGCTCCTCCTACGGCTGGGTCGCCCCCGACGAACAGATCTCCGGCCTCGAAGACGAGTACAACCTCGCCCCGAGCACCATGCCCAAACTCATCTACATCAAGAACACCGACCACCGCGACGACCGCCTCAACGACCTCATCGCCCGCATCCAGACCGACGACACCGCCGCCTACCTCCACTTCCACTCCCCCGACGACCTCGAAGACCAGATCGCCGGCGACCTCGCCATGCTCCTCGCCGAACGCTTCGACGAATCGCGGATCGTCGAGGATCCCGACCCCGAGACCTCGGCGTCCGCACTGGTCGCGCGCGTCCCGGTGCCCTACACGACGACGATCGGGCGCGAGGGCGACATCGCCCGCGTGCGGGACCTGCTCGCACGCGGCACGGACCGGGTCGTCAGCCTCGTCGGCCCGGGGGGCATCGGCAAGAGCCGGCTCGCCATCGAGACGGCGCTCGCGACCGAGGACCTCTTCGCCGACGGCACGTACTTCGTGCTGCTCGAGGGCGTGCTCGAACCCAGCCTGCTCCTTCCGACGATCGCCTACACCCTCGGCATCCGCGACAACGGGGAGGCCGAGCTCGAGGAGCGGATCTCGCACGCCCTGGCGGACCGCAAAGTGCTCGTGGTGCTCGACAACTTCGAGCAGATCGTGGATGCCGCGCCCGTCCTGGTGCGCCTGTACACCGTCGCGCCGACGGCGACCTTCCTCGTCACCAGCCGCATCGTGCTGCGCATCCGCGGAGAGCGGGTGTTCGAGGTGCCGACGCTCTCGACCCCGCCGGGCGACGCTCCCGCGAGCCTGGATCGCTCGACCCGATCCGCGGCCGTCGCTCTGTTCGTCGACCGCGCGCAGGCCATCAAGCCCGGATTCGACGTGACCGAGGAGAACGCCGCGGACCTCGCCGCGATCTGCCGGCGCCTGGAGGGCCTGCCGCTGGCGATCGAGCTGGCAGCGGCGAAGGTGCGCATCCTGACGCCCGCGGGGATCGCGGACCGTCTCGAGCAGAGCCTGCCGCTGCTCACGGCGGCGGTGCGCGACCTGCCCGAACGCCACCGGACGATGCGCGCCACCATCGACTGGAGTGTGAGCCTGCTGCCCGACTGGCAGCGCGAGCTGCTCGAGGACCTCGGCGTCTTCGCCACCCGCTTCACACTCGACGCCGTGGAGGCGATCGGCGTGGGACGGTCCTGGGAGGGGCAGGAGATCGACGGACTCGCCGCGCTCGTGGACGGTTCGCTGGTGAAGCAGACCGAGATCGGGGGACGCTCGGTCTTCTCCCTCCTGGCCATCGTGCGCGAGTACGCCCTCGGGCGCCTCAAGGCCAAGGGCGAAGCGGATCGCGTGCGGGCGGCGCACGCCGACTACTACTTCGAACTCGTCCGGAGGATCGCCCCGGGCCTCGGCGGGGAGGACCAGGCCGACGCGGTGCTGCAGTTGGGACTCGAGCTGCCGAACCTGCGCGCGGCCGTGCGGCACCTCGTCTACACCGACCGGCTCGACGACGCCGGCGACTTCGCGTGGAGCCTGCTCATCTACTGGTGGATCTCGGGCTTCTTCGCCGAGGTGCGCGTGTGGATGCTGGAACTCCTCGAGAAGCAGCACGACCGTCCGATCACTCAGCACACCCGTGCCGTCGCCTGGTTCCTCGCGCTGTGGGGCGAGATGTGGCAGCGCCCGAGCCAACAGGTCGTCGCGGGCCTCGGTGAGTGCGTCCGGCTGTTCACCGAGAGCGGCGACGAGGATGCCGCGGCCATGGCGCTCGCCGCGCGCGCGACCGCGCGCGTGCAGCTGCGCGACCCGAACGCGGGGAAAGCCGCGAAGGAGCTGCGCAAGGCCGTCGCGAAGCTGCGCGAGCTCGGCAACGGCTGGGCCGAGGCGATCACGGAGGTGTCGCTCGGACGCCTCGCGTGGGTCCGCGGCGACACCGACGAGGCTCTCGCCCACTTCGACCGCGCGAAGGAGATCGCCTCGGCGCGCGGCGACCTCTTCACGACCTCCGTCGCCGGCAACCTGTGGTCGCGGCTGAGCTTCCAGCTCGGGCGGCTCGACGAAGCCGAGGAGGAGTTCGTGCGCACCCTGCTGCTGTCGGTGCGCCTGCACTACGAGGAGGGCGTCGCCTACGGACTCGAGGGCGTGTGCGGCGTCGCCGCTGCGCGCGGCGACGCGTGGCGGGCGGCGGCGCTCGCCGTCGCGGCGGGCGTCATCCGGCGCCGCATCGGCATCTTCGACGCCGAGGCCTTCACCGTGCACACGCCGTACCTCGACATCCTGCGCGGAAAGGACGCCGAGAGCGTCGCCGGGGGCGAGGCGGCCGGCGCCGAGATGCGCGTGGCCGAGGCCGTGCTCCTCGCGCTGCCTCCCTCGCACCACGCCGAGGTCGAGGAGGCCCTGCGGCACTGGTGA
- a CDS encoding 5-oxoprolinase/urea amidolyase family protein, protein MSARVLPMGERAFLLETGSLAEVVAVHAALEASRPDGVIDLVPAARTVLVRFDPRRVLPAAARSWAVAAADAATGGTTGEGPLVELEIAYDGADLAETAALLGVSADALVRRHAGSEWRVAFTGFAPGFGYLVSDDWPFDVPRLESPRTRVPAGAVGLAGPYSGAYPRETPGGWRLIGTTGAALFDPDAASPALLAPGARVRFRQVAVGPGVEVVPQPGEIPQAGEIPQAGDSGPNPPAQPRSPALATPGGRAAGAGFTVVEPGLLATVQDLGRPGAAALGVAASGALDRAALRTANRLVGNAESAAGVEVTMGGLRAVATRDLWFAVTGAWGPIRLDGRDVDPYEAHAWPAGTELHLDWFAHGARAYLAVRGGLDGRAALGSRSADLLAGLGPAALRPGEAVGVRDEASVPIPVAPPAQWGAPHDDEVTIELAPGPRADWFTADARATLFDAVWTVSNQADRVGARLDGPQLERARTDELPSEGMVPGALQVPPSGRPTVLLADGPVTGGYPVIAVVTDASLDLVAQARPGTRIRFRHARASE, encoded by the coding sequence GTGAGCGCCCGCGTCCTGCCGATGGGCGAGCGCGCGTTCCTCCTCGAGACCGGCTCGCTCGCCGAGGTCGTCGCCGTCCACGCTGCGCTCGAGGCGTCGCGACCCGACGGTGTGATCGATCTCGTGCCCGCCGCGCGCACGGTGCTCGTGCGGTTCGATCCCCGGCGCGTGCTCCCGGCGGCGGCACGATCCTGGGCCGTCGCGGCAGCCGACGCCGCCACCGGCGGCACGACCGGGGAGGGTCCGCTGGTCGAGCTCGAGATCGCGTACGACGGCGCCGACCTCGCCGAAACCGCAGCGCTGCTGGGCGTCTCGGCCGACGCGCTCGTCCGCCGCCATGCCGGCAGCGAATGGCGGGTGGCCTTCACCGGGTTCGCGCCCGGCTTCGGCTACCTCGTGAGCGACGACTGGCCGTTCGACGTCCCGCGGCTCGAGTCCCCGCGCACGCGCGTGCCGGCCGGAGCGGTGGGTCTCGCCGGCCCGTACTCCGGCGCCTACCCGCGTGAGACTCCCGGAGGCTGGCGGCTGATCGGGACGACCGGTGCGGCGCTGTTCGATCCGGATGCCGCGTCCCCCGCGCTCCTCGCACCGGGCGCGCGCGTGCGGTTCCGGCAGGTCGCCGTCGGTCCCGGCGTCGAGGTCGTCCCTCAGCCTGGAGAAATCCCACAGGCAGGAGAAATCCCGCAGGCAGGAGATTCCGGCCCGAATCCTCCTGCACAGCCGCGATCTCCTGCTCTCGCGACGCCCGGCGGGCGTGCCGCCGGTGCGGGCTTCACCGTCGTCGAGCCCGGGCTCCTGGCCACCGTGCAGGATCTCGGAAGACCCGGCGCAGCGGCGCTCGGCGTGGCGGCATCCGGCGCGCTCGACCGCGCCGCGCTGCGCACCGCCAACCGGCTCGTCGGCAACGCCGAGTCCGCGGCCGGTGTCGAGGTCACGATGGGCGGCCTCCGTGCCGTGGCCACCCGCGACCTGTGGTTCGCCGTGACGGGCGCGTGGGGGCCGATCCGTCTCGACGGCCGCGACGTCGATCCGTACGAGGCGCACGCCTGGCCCGCCGGGACGGAGCTGCACCTCGACTGGTTCGCGCACGGCGCGCGGGCCTACCTCGCGGTGCGCGGCGGTCTCGACGGTCGCGCCGCGCTCGGCTCCCGCTCTGCCGACCTGCTCGCGGGTCTCGGCCCGGCCGCGCTGCGGCCCGGCGAAGCGGTCGGCGTGAGGGACGAGGCATCCGTCCCCATCCCCGTCGCCCCGCCCGCGCAGTGGGGAGCGCCGCACGACGACGAGGTGACGATCGAGCTCGCGCCCGGCCCGCGCGCCGACTGGTTCACGGCCGACGCGCGCGCGACGCTCTTCGACGCGGTGTGGACCGTCTCGAATCAGGCGGATCGCGTCGGTGCGCGGCTCGACGGGCCGCAGCTGGAGCGCGCGCGCACCGACGAGCTGCCGAGCGAGGGCATGGTGCCCGGGGCGCTCCAGGTCCCGCCGAGCGGGCGGCCCACGGTGCTCCTCGCCGACGGGCCCGTCACCGGCGGCTATCCCGTGATCGCGGTGGTCACGGATGCTTCGCTCGACCTCGTCGCGCAGGCGCGGCCGGGCACCCGCATCCGGTTCCGCCACGCCCGCGCCTCCGAATGA
- a CDS encoding 5-oxoprolinase subunit PxpA, with amino-acid sequence MAAIDLNADLGETVDGVPTADDEAMFAVISSASVACGGHAGDAASMRAAVERAGRMGVAVGAHPSYPDPAGFGRLPMAMAPDDLAASVAVQLGALVAAGADVRYVKPHGALYHAVTADRGLADAVARAVADQSELLGRPLPVLGLDGEITAAAASVGLPFVREAFLDRGYTPAGGLVPRTAPGALLRDPAEVAARAVRLVREGVVAAVDGTLVVVDAASLCLHGDSPAAVEMARAVRSALDADAIAVRAPW; translated from the coding sequence ATGGCGGCCATCGACCTCAACGCCGATCTCGGCGAGACGGTGGACGGCGTGCCCACCGCCGACGACGAGGCGATGTTCGCGGTGATCTCGAGCGCGAGCGTCGCGTGCGGCGGGCACGCGGGCGATGCCGCGAGCATGCGCGCCGCGGTCGAGCGCGCGGGGCGCATGGGAGTCGCGGTCGGAGCGCATCCGTCCTACCCCGACCCTGCGGGCTTCGGCCGCCTCCCGATGGCGATGGCGCCGGACGATCTCGCCGCTTCGGTCGCCGTGCAGCTCGGCGCTCTCGTCGCGGCCGGCGCCGACGTGCGCTATGTCAAGCCGCACGGGGCGCTCTACCACGCGGTCACGGCCGACCGAGGGCTGGCCGACGCGGTCGCCCGCGCGGTGGCGGACCAGTCCGAGCTGCTCGGCCGCCCGCTGCCGGTGCTCGGCCTCGACGGCGAGATCACGGCGGCCGCGGCATCCGTCGGGCTCCCGTTCGTGCGCGAGGCGTTCCTCGACCGCGGGTACACGCCCGCCGGCGGCCTCGTGCCCCGGACCGCGCCCGGCGCACTCCTCCGCGATCCCGCCGAGGTCGCCGCGCGGGCCGTGCGCCTCGTGCGAGAGGGCGTCGTCGCCGCGGTCGACGGAACGCTCGTCGTCGTCGACGCGGCCTCGCTGTGCCTCCACGGCGACAGTCCGGCGGCGGTCGAGATGGCGCGGGCCGTGCGCTCCGCGCTCGACGCCGACGCGATCGCGGTGCGGGCGCCGTGGTGA
- a CDS encoding spermidine synthase, translated as MARGRDEASAPAVRLSDGTLARVVTSAYGGGWELDVDGTPQSHVDLDDPTHLHFEYVARMGAVIDRLRMPRQPLTAIHLGAGALTIPRYVESTRPGSRQQVIELEPALWDLVRENLPLPRGASIRVRIGDAREGLARLPAGLVGAADLVVSDVYSGAQTPAHLTTVEFYAEAARFLAPDGVLLVNVSDGAGLAFARRQVATIAAVLDHVIVLAEVQTLKGRRFGNLVIAASRAPLPTEWLPRLMAAGPHPAKVAQGDEVVEFARGARVATDADATASPKPSASVFDR; from the coding sequence ATGGCGCGAGGGAGGGACGAGGCATCCGCTCCTGCCGTCAGGCTCTCCGACGGCACCCTCGCGCGCGTCGTCACCTCGGCGTACGGCGGCGGGTGGGAGCTCGACGTCGACGGCACCCCGCAGTCCCACGTCGACCTCGACGACCCGACCCATCTGCACTTCGAGTACGTCGCGCGCATGGGTGCGGTGATCGACCGGCTCCGGATGCCGCGCCAGCCCCTGACCGCAATCCACCTCGGCGCCGGCGCGCTGACGATCCCCCGGTACGTCGAGTCCACGCGGCCCGGGTCGCGCCAGCAGGTCATCGAGCTGGAGCCCGCGCTGTGGGACCTCGTGCGCGAGAACCTGCCGCTCCCGCGCGGCGCGTCCATCCGCGTGCGCATCGGCGACGCCCGCGAAGGCCTCGCCCGGCTGCCCGCCGGGCTCGTCGGCGCCGCCGACCTCGTGGTGTCGGACGTGTACTCGGGTGCGCAGACCCCCGCCCACCTGACGACGGTCGAGTTCTACGCCGAGGCGGCGAGGTTCCTCGCACCCGACGGCGTGCTGCTCGTGAACGTCTCCGATGGCGCGGGGCTCGCGTTCGCGCGGCGGCAGGTCGCGACGATCGCGGCCGTGCTCGACCACGTGATCGTGCTCGCGGAAGTCCAGACCCTCAAGGGGCGGCGGTTCGGCAACCTCGTGATCGCGGCGTCCCGCGCGCCCCTGCCCACGGAGTGGCTGCCGCGGCTCATGGCGGCGGGCCCCCACCCCGCCAAGGTCGCTCAGGGCGACGAGGTGGTCGAGTTCGCGCGCGGCGCGCGCGTCGCCACCGACGCCGACGCCACCGCATCGCCCAAGCCCTCGGCATCCGTCTTCGACCGCTGA
- a CDS encoding ATP-binding cassette domain-containing protein, whose product MTSSLPAGTPAVRAEGLVKVFGDNRAVDGVDLLVEAGSVYGVLGPNGAGKTTTISMLATLLRPDGGRAEIFGHDIEREPQIVRQLVGVTGQYASVDETLSATENLVLFSRLLGLSRADSRRKAAELLEEFGLTEAAKRPLKNFSGGMRRRLDLAASLIAHPPLIFLDEPTTGLDPRTRAQMWETIRRLVANGSTVLLTTQYLDEADQLADRIAVIDTGKVVAEGTPDELKGSIGTSSLQLRPADPADLDDMRVAVERILGVPAAVTPEATRITAPMQDPGLVTDLLVALRESDIRLAELSVQKPTLDEVFLTLTGHGVVDSEQPEAALEGSRA is encoded by the coding sequence ATGACTTCATCGCTCCCCGCGGGAACCCCCGCGGTCCGCGCCGAAGGCCTCGTCAAGGTCTTCGGCGACAATCGTGCCGTGGACGGCGTCGACCTGCTCGTCGAGGCCGGCAGCGTGTACGGCGTGCTCGGCCCCAACGGCGCCGGCAAGACCACCACGATCAGCATGCTCGCGACACTCCTGCGTCCCGACGGCGGCCGCGCCGAGATCTTCGGCCACGACATCGAGCGCGAGCCCCAGATCGTCCGCCAGCTCGTCGGCGTGACCGGGCAGTACGCCTCGGTCGACGAAACGCTGTCGGCGACCGAGAACCTCGTCCTGTTCTCGCGTCTCCTGGGCCTGTCGCGCGCCGACTCCCGTCGCAAGGCCGCCGAACTCCTCGAGGAGTTCGGCCTCACCGAGGCCGCCAAGCGCCCGCTCAAGAACTTCTCGGGCGGAATGCGTCGGCGCCTCGATCTCGCGGCATCCCTCATCGCGCATCCGCCGCTCATCTTCCTCGACGAGCCGACGACGGGTCTCGACCCGCGCACCCGTGCGCAGATGTGGGAGACGATCCGTCGTCTGGTCGCGAACGGGTCGACCGTGCTGCTCACGACGCAGTACCTCGACGAGGCCGACCAGCTGGCCGACCGGATCGCCGTCATCGACACCGGCAAGGTCGTCGCCGAGGGCACGCCCGACGAGCTCAAGGGCTCGATCGGGACGTCGAGCCTGCAGCTGCGACCCGCCGATCCCGCCGATCTCGACGACATGCGAGTGGCGGTCGAGCGCATCCTCGGCGTGCCTGCCGCCGTGACGCCCGAAGCGACGCGCATCACGGCGCCGATGCAGGACCCGGGCCTGGTGACCGACCTGCTGGTCGCGTTGCGCGAGTCCGACATCCGCCTCGCAGAGCTGAGCGTGCAGAAGCCGACGCTCGACGAGGTCTTCCTCACCCTCACGGGGCACGGAGTCGTCGACTCCGAACAGCCCGAGGCCGCTCTCGAAGGGAGCCGCGCATGA
- a CDS encoding ABC transporter permease, protein MTTAVLDPAAPLKNHVSLGQSVRNSLTMAGRGLIKIRRTPEQLIDVTVQPIIFTVMFAYIFGGAIAGSVADYLPFLLPGILVQTVITTSVVTGVQLREDMEKGVFDRFRSLPIARVAPLAGALLADTLRYAIATTLTFATGYIMGYRPAAGLGGVLAAGLLVIGAAWALSWIFAFFGVIARTAASVQGISFLILFPLTFLSNAYVPIDTLPPALAWFASINPVSHLVSAARALTMGTDAGADIVATVIGAAVVVAVFAPLTVRAYMRRA, encoded by the coding sequence ATGACCACCGCAGTACTCGACCCCGCCGCACCTCTCAAGAACCACGTGAGTCTCGGACAGTCCGTCCGCAACTCGCTCACGATGGCCGGCCGCGGACTCATCAAGATCCGACGCACGCCCGAGCAGCTCATCGACGTGACGGTGCAGCCGATCATCTTCACCGTGATGTTCGCGTACATCTTCGGCGGCGCGATCGCCGGCAGCGTCGCGGACTACCTGCCCTTCCTGCTCCCCGGCATCCTCGTGCAGACCGTCATCACGACCTCGGTCGTCACGGGCGTGCAGCTGCGCGAAGACATGGAGAAGGGCGTCTTCGACCGCTTCCGATCGCTGCCGATCGCCCGCGTCGCGCCGCTCGCCGGTGCGCTGCTGGCCGACACGCTCCGCTACGCGATCGCGACGACCCTCACATTCGCGACCGGCTACATCATGGGCTACCGGCCCGCAGCCGGACTCGGCGGAGTGCTCGCGGCAGGACTCCTCGTCATCGGCGCCGCGTGGGCGCTCAGCTGGATCTTCGCGTTCTTCGGCGTCATCGCCCGCACCGCGGCATCCGTCCAGGGGATCTCGTTCCTGATCCTGTTCCCGCTGACGTTCCTCTCGAACGCCTACGTGCCGATCGACACCCTGCCGCCGGCACTCGCGTGGTTCGCGTCGATCAACCCCGTCTCCCACCTCGTGTCGGCCGCTCGGGCGCTCACGATGGGGACGGATGCCGGAGCCGACATCGTCGCCACCGTCATCGGCGCCGCGGTCGTGGTGGCGGTGTTCGCGCCTCTGACCGTGCGGGCCTACATGCGGCGAGCGTGA